A genomic region of Klebsiella sp. RIT-PI-d contains the following coding sequences:
- the suhB gene encoding inositol-1-monophosphatase, giving the protein MHPMLNIAVRAARKAGNLIAKHYETPDSVETSQKGSNDFVTNVDKAAEALIIETIRKSYPQHTIITEESGEHAGEDQDVQWVIDPLDGTTNFIKRLPHFAVSIAVRIKGRTEVAVVYDPMRNELFTSTRGQGAQLNGYRLRGSIARDLDGTIIATGFPFKAKQHAPAYMKIIGKMFTECADFRRTGSAALDLAYVAAGRVDGFFEIGLKPWDFAAGELLAREAGALVCDFTGGHNYMTTGNIVAGNPRVVKAMLANMRDELSEALKR; this is encoded by the coding sequence ATGCATCCAATGCTGAATATCGCCGTGCGCGCAGCGCGCAAGGCGGGTAACCTGATTGCCAAACATTACGAAACGCCTGATTCCGTTGAAACCAGCCAGAAAGGCAGCAATGATTTCGTAACTAACGTCGATAAAGCAGCCGAAGCGCTGATTATCGAAACGATTCGCAAATCTTACCCGCAACACACCATTATCACCGAAGAAAGCGGTGAGCACGCTGGCGAAGATCAGGATGTTCAATGGGTTATCGATCCACTGGATGGCACCACCAACTTTATCAAACGTCTGCCGCACTTCGCGGTTTCTATCGCCGTGCGTATTAAAGGCCGCACTGAAGTGGCGGTGGTTTACGATCCCATGCGCAATGAATTGTTTACTTCCACCCGTGGTCAGGGCGCGCAGCTGAACGGCTACCGCCTGCGCGGCAGTATTGCTCGCGATTTAGACGGCACGATCATTGCGACGGGCTTCCCGTTCAAGGCCAAACAGCACGCGCCGGCCTACATGAAAATCATCGGTAAAATGTTCACTGAATGTGCAGATTTCCGCCGCACCGGCTCTGCCGCGCTGGATCTGGCCTATGTTGCTGCTGGCCGCGTGGACGGTTTCTTTGAAATCGGCCTGAAACCGTGGGATTTCGCCGCAGGCGAACTGCTGGCACGTGAAGCGGGCGCACTGGTTTGCGATTTCACCGGCGGTCATAACTATATGACAACCGGTAACATCGTTGCCGGTAACCCGCGCGTGGTTAAAGCCATGCTGGCGAATATGCGTGATGAACTGAGCGAAGCGCTGAAGCGTTAA
- a CDS encoding nickel/cobalt transporter codes for MSSGLNSARVGPRWFHLWPLLLLIVLALAGGIGLWHNWPQIMLKSIIWQRDVNQRMSGLLQAVAVNPVRAGASLLLFSFIYGVLHALGPGHGKIVITTWLATHPSRLKSSIILTLAASLLQGLVAIALVTIVLSVLQLPARSLHLSSFWLEKGSYALVGVLGLLLCGRAVKKLRALLRRPVFTAFTPHHHHHAHCGCSHQHIPSPEQQAGEDWRARLMIVVSMGMRPCSGAIMVLLFSKVIGVFSWGMISALAMAAGTSITISSLALLVHSFRTLAVKISGKKAPVLWQQIGWATLALAGGAILIAAALIMWLSAQPVTRGLRPF; via the coding sequence ATGTCCTCCGGTTTAAATTCAGCCCGTGTCGGGCCTCGCTGGTTTCATCTCTGGCCGCTACTCCTCCTCATCGTTCTGGCGCTCGCCGGAGGGATAGGGCTATGGCATAACTGGCCGCAGATCATGCTGAAAAGCATTATCTGGCAGCGCGACGTCAACCAGCGCATGAGCGGGCTGCTCCAGGCAGTCGCCGTTAATCCAGTGCGTGCGGGCGCGTCACTGCTGCTGTTCAGCTTTATCTATGGGGTGCTGCACGCGCTGGGACCGGGGCACGGTAAAATCGTGATAACCACCTGGCTTGCGACCCATCCTTCCCGACTTAAATCGAGCATTATCCTGACGCTGGCGGCATCGCTGCTTCAGGGGCTGGTGGCGATTGCGCTGGTGACCATTGTCCTTAGCGTGCTGCAATTACCGGCGCGTTCGCTGCATCTCAGCAGCTTCTGGCTTGAGAAAGGGAGTTATGCCCTGGTGGGCGTGCTGGGGCTATTACTGTGCGGCCGGGCGGTAAAAAAGCTGCGTGCTTTGCTGCGCAGGCCGGTATTTACCGCCTTTACGCCGCATCATCACCATCATGCCCATTGCGGCTGTAGCCATCAGCATATTCCTTCACCCGAGCAGCAGGCCGGTGAAGACTGGCGGGCAAGGCTGATGATTGTGGTGTCCATGGGTATGCGTCCCTGCTCGGGAGCTATTATGGTTCTGCTGTTCAGCAAGGTGATCGGCGTATTTAGCTGGGGAATGATTTCTGCGCTGGCAATGGCGGCAGGGACGTCAATAACGATCTCTTCTCTGGCATTACTGGTGCATAGTTTTCGCACGCTGGCAGTCAAAATTAGCGGTAAGAAAGCCCCGGTGCTGTGGCAGCAGATCGGGTGGGCAACGCTGGCTCTGGCGGGCGGCGCGATACTGATTGCCGCTGCGCTAATTATGTGGCTAAGTGCCCAGCCTGTGACGCGTGGACTGCGTCCTTTCTGA
- the iscS gene encoding cysteine desulfurase: MKLPIYLDYSATTPVDPRVAEKMMQCLTLDGTFGNPASRSHRFGWQAEEAVDIARNQIADLVGADPREIVFTSGATESDNLAIKGAANFYQKKGKHIITSKTEHKAVLDTCRQLEREGFEITYLAPQRNGIIDLKELEAAMRDDTILVSIMHVNNEIGVVQDIATIGDMCRARGIIYHVDATQSVGKLPIDLSQLKVDLMSFSGHKIYGPKGIGALYVRRKPRIRIEAQMHGGGHERGMRSGTLPVHQIVGMGEAYRIAKEEMESEMARLRTLRNRLWDGVKDMEEVYLNGSLEQGAPNILNVSFNYVEGESLIMALKDLAVSSGSACTSASLEPSYVLRALGMTDELAHSSIRFSLGRFTTEEEIDYTIKLVRNSIGRLRDLSPLWEMFKQGVDINSIEWSHH; this comes from the coding sequence ATGAAATTACCGATTTATCTCGACTACTCCGCAACCACGCCGGTGGACCCGCGTGTTGCCGAGAAGATGATGCAGTGCCTGACCTTAGACGGGACCTTTGGTAATCCGGCCTCCCGTTCACACCGTTTCGGCTGGCAGGCTGAAGAAGCGGTTGATATCGCCCGTAACCAGATCGCCGATCTGGTCGGTGCCGATCCGCGTGAAATTGTCTTTACCTCTGGTGCGACTGAATCTGACAACCTGGCAATTAAAGGTGCAGCTAACTTTTATCAGAAAAAAGGCAAGCACATCATTACCAGTAAGACCGAGCATAAAGCCGTGCTGGATACCTGCCGCCAGCTGGAGCGTGAAGGGTTTGAGATCACTTACCTGGCTCCGCAGCGCAACGGTATTATTGACCTGAAAGAACTTGAAGCGGCGATGCGTGACGACACTATCCTCGTGTCCATCATGCACGTGAATAACGAAATCGGCGTAGTGCAGGATATCGCGACCATTGGCGATATGTGCCGTGCGCGCGGCATCATCTATCACGTTGATGCGACGCAGAGCGTCGGCAAACTGCCTATTGATCTGAGCCAGCTTAAAGTAGATCTGATGTCTTTCTCCGGCCACAAAATCTATGGCCCGAAAGGCATTGGTGCACTGTACGTGCGTCGTAAACCGCGTATCCGTATCGAAGCGCAGATGCACGGTGGCGGCCACGAGCGCGGTATGCGTTCCGGGACACTGCCTGTTCACCAGATTGTCGGTATGGGTGAAGCGTACCGTATCGCAAAAGAAGAGATGGAAAGCGAGATGGCGCGTCTGCGCACGCTGCGCAACCGTCTGTGGGACGGCGTGAAGGACATGGAAGAAGTGTACCTGAACGGCTCCCTCGAGCAGGGCGCACCAAATATCCTCAACGTCAGCTTTAACTACGTTGAAGGCGAGTCGCTGATTATGGCGCTGAAAGACCTCGCTGTCTCTTCCGGATCTGCCTGTACCTCTGCGAGCCTGGAACCGTCCTACGTGCTGCGCGCGCTGGGAATGACCGACGAGCTGGCACACAGCTCCATTCGTTTCTCTTTAGGTCGTTTTACTACCGAAGAAGAAATTGACTACACCATCAAGCTGGTACGTAACTCCATCGGCCGTCTGCGCGACCTTTCTCCGCTGTGGGAAATGTTCAAGCAGGGCGTGGATATCAACAGCATTGAATGGTCACATCATTAA
- the trmJ gene encoding tRNA (cytosine(32)/uridine(32)-2'-O)-methyltransferase TrmJ: protein MLQNIRIVLVETSHTGNMGSVARAMKTMGLTNLWLVNPLVKPDSQAIALAAGASDVIGNAHIVETLDDALAGCSLVVGTSARSRTLPWPMLDPRECGLKSVAEAEHAPVALVFGRERVGLTNDELQKCHYHVAIAANPEYSSLNLAMAVQVISYEVRMAWLATQAQEKAEPVETPYPLVDDLERFYGHLEQTLLATGFIRESHPGQVMNKLRRLFTRARPESQELNILRGVLASIEQKHKEQP, encoded by the coding sequence ATGCTGCAAAATATTCGAATTGTGCTGGTAGAAACCTCCCATACGGGCAACATGGGTTCTGTGGCCCGGGCCATGAAAACCATGGGGCTAACTAACTTGTGGCTGGTCAATCCGCTGGTCAAACCTGACTCGCAGGCCATCGCCCTGGCGGCCGGGGCAAGTGATGTGATCGGCAACGCGCATATTGTTGAAACGCTGGATGACGCGCTGGCAGGGTGTAGCCTGGTAGTGGGAACCAGCGCGCGTTCACGTACCCTACCATGGCCGATGCTCGATCCGCGCGAATGCGGGTTGAAAAGCGTGGCGGAAGCGGAACATGCGCCGGTTGCGCTGGTGTTTGGCCGCGAGCGCGTTGGGTTAACTAACGATGAACTGCAAAAATGCCACTATCACGTTGCCATTGCCGCCAATCCGGAATACAGCTCGCTCAATCTGGCGATGGCCGTGCAGGTTATTTCCTACGAAGTCCGCATGGCCTGGCTTGCCACTCAGGCGCAGGAAAAAGCCGAGCCTGTTGAAACCCCGTACCCGCTGGTGGACGATCTGGAACGCTTCTACGGTCACCTGGAACAGACCCTGCTGGCTACCGGCTTCATTCGTGAAAGCCATCCTGGCCAGGTGATGAATAAGCTGCGTCGTCTGTTTACCCGCGCCCGCCCGGAAAGCCAGGAGCTGAATATCCTGCGCGGCGTGCTGGCATCGATTGAGCAAAAGCATAAAGAACAGCCTTAA
- the hscA gene encoding Fe-S protein assembly chaperone HscA codes for MALLQISEPGLSAAPHQRRLAAGIDLGTTNSLVATVRSGQAETLADRQGRHLLPSVVHYQTQGQVVGYEARDRAAQDPANTVSSVKRLMGRSLADINARYPHLPYQFQASENGLPMIVTPAGVLNPVRISADILSALSARASEALQGELDGVVITVPAYFDDAQRQGTKDAARLAGLHVLRLLNEPTAAAIAYGLDSGKEGVIAVYDLGGGTFDISILRLSRGVFEVLATGGDSALGGDDFDHLLADHIREQARLPDRQDLRLQRQLLDAAIAAKIALSDANAVSVNVAGWQGEITREQFDTLIAGLVKRTLLSCRRALKDAGVQAEEVLEVVMVGGSTRVPLVRERVGEFFGRTPLTSIDPDKVVAIGAAIQADILVGNKPDSEMLLLDVIPLSLGLETMGGLVEKVIPRNTTIPVARAQEFTTFKDGQTAMSIHVMQGERELVQDCRSLARFALRGIPALPAGGAHIRVTFQVDADGLLSVTAMEKSTGVESSIQVKPSYGLSDGEIASMIQDSMSHAAQDVQARMLAEQKVEAARVLESLTGALAADAALLSAAEHQGIEQAAAHLRVAAEGDDADAIEQAIKNVDKQTQEFAARRMDQSVRSALKGHSVDEV; via the coding sequence ATGGCCTTATTACAAATTAGTGAGCCAGGTTTAAGTGCCGCACCGCATCAGCGTCGTCTGGCGGCGGGCATTGACTTAGGCACCACCAACTCGCTGGTTGCCACCGTGCGCAGCGGCCAGGCTGAAACGCTCGCCGATCGTCAGGGCCGTCATTTACTGCCGTCTGTGGTGCATTACCAGACTCAGGGGCAGGTCGTCGGTTATGAAGCGCGCGATCGTGCGGCGCAGGACCCGGCGAATACGGTTAGCTCCGTAAAACGCCTGATGGGTCGTTCTCTGGCCGACATCAACGCGCGCTATCCCCATTTGCCGTATCAATTTCAGGCCAGTGAAAACGGTCTGCCGATGATTGTCACTCCCGCCGGCGTGCTTAATCCCGTGCGTATCTCTGCTGACATTCTCAGCGCGCTAAGTGCTCGCGCCAGCGAAGCCCTTCAGGGTGAGCTCGACGGCGTGGTGATTACGGTTCCCGCCTATTTCGATGATGCGCAGCGCCAGGGCACTAAAGATGCCGCGCGTCTGGCGGGTCTGCACGTTCTGCGTTTACTTAACGAACCGACCGCCGCCGCCATTGCGTACGGCCTGGATTCGGGTAAAGAGGGCGTGATTGCGGTCTACGATCTTGGCGGCGGTACCTTTGATATTTCCATCCTGCGCCTGAGTCGTGGCGTATTTGAAGTGCTGGCGACCGGCGGTGATTCCGCGCTTGGCGGTGACGATTTCGATCACCTGCTGGCAGATCATATTCGTGAGCAGGCCAGGCTGCCCGATCGTCAGGATCTGCGCCTGCAACGTCAGCTGCTGGATGCTGCCATCGCCGCGAAAATTGCGCTCAGCGATGCAAATGCAGTCAGCGTTAACGTGGCGGGCTGGCAGGGCGAGATAACCCGCGAGCAGTTCGATACGTTGATCGCCGGACTCGTTAAACGCACGCTGCTTTCCTGCCGCCGGGCGCTTAAAGATGCCGGTGTGCAAGCGGAAGAGGTGCTTGAAGTGGTGATGGTCGGCGGTTCGACGCGCGTCCCACTGGTCCGTGAGCGCGTGGGCGAATTTTTCGGCCGCACGCCGCTGACGTCAATCGATCCCGACAAAGTGGTGGCCATTGGCGCGGCTATTCAGGCCGATATCCTGGTCGGCAATAAGCCGGACAGCGAAATGCTGCTGCTGGACGTGATCCCGCTGTCGCTGGGGCTGGAAACCATGGGCGGACTGGTTGAAAAAGTGATCCCGCGTAATACCACGATCCCGGTGGCCCGCGCGCAGGAATTCACCACCTTCAAAGACGGTCAGACCGCAATGTCCATTCACGTTATGCAGGGTGAACGTGAGCTGGTGCAGGATTGCCGCTCGCTGGCGCGCTTTGCGCTGCGGGGCATTCCGGCGCTTCCGGCAGGCGGGGCGCATATTCGCGTTACCTTCCAGGTCGATGCTGATGGGCTATTAAGCGTCACCGCGATGGAAAAATCGACCGGCGTGGAGTCATCCATTCAGGTTAAACCGTCTTACGGGCTGTCGGACGGTGAGATTGCCAGCATGATCCAGGACTCAATGAGTCACGCCGCACAGGATGTGCAGGCGCGAATGCTGGCAGAGCAAAAAGTCGAAGCCGCACGCGTGCTGGAGAGTTTAACCGGCGCGCTGGCTGCCGATGCCGCGCTGCTAAGCGCCGCAGAGCATCAGGGGATCGAACAGGCTGCCGCTCACCTGCGGGTAGCAGCCGAAGGCGATGACGCTGACGCAATAGAACAAGCCATTAAAAATGTTGACAAGCAAACCCAGGAATTCGCTGCTCGCCGCATGGACCAGTCGGTCCGTAGCGCGCTGAAAGGCCATTCCGTGGACGAGGTTTAA
- the iscR gene encoding Fe-S cluster assembly transcriptional regulator IscR, whose amino-acid sequence MRLTSKGRYAVTAMLDVALNSESGPVPLADISERQGISLSYLEQLFSRLRKNGLVSSVRGPGGGYLLGKDASTIAVGEVISAVDESVDATRCQGKGGCQGGDKCLTHALWRDLSDRLTGFLNNITLGELVNNKEVLDVSDRQQALDVPRTARSQDQINVKLRA is encoded by the coding sequence ATGAGACTGACATCTAAAGGGCGTTATGCCGTGACCGCAATGCTGGACGTTGCGCTCAACTCCGAATCCGGCCCGGTACCGCTGGCTGATATTTCTGAACGTCAGGGGATCTCCCTTTCTTATCTGGAACAATTGTTCTCCCGTCTACGTAAAAACGGTCTGGTTTCCAGCGTGCGTGGACCGGGCGGTGGCTACCTGTTGGGTAAAGATGCCAGCACCATCGCCGTTGGCGAAGTGATTAGCGCCGTTGATGAGTCCGTCGACGCTACCCGCTGTCAGGGCAAAGGCGGCTGCCAGGGTGGCGATAAATGCCTGACCCATGCGCTGTGGCGCGATCTCAGCGACCGTCTTACCGGTTTCCTGAACAATATTACCCTGGGTGAGCTGGTTAATAATAAGGAAGTGCTTGACGTCTCTGACCGTCAGCAGGCGCTTGACGTGCCGCGTACGGCCCGTTCACAGGATCAGATCAACGTTAAGTTACGCGCCTAA
- the pepB gene encoding aminopeptidase PepB has product MTTDAMKITLATQPADARWGEKASYSINNDGISLHLNGKDDLGLIQRAARKIDGLGIKHVQLAGDGWDADRSWAFWQGYKGPKGSRKVEWAALDAAEQKELDSRLKIIDWVRDIINASAEEVGPEQLAQRAVDLLSGVAAERVSYRITKGEDLREQNYLGLHTVGRGSDRQPVLLALDYNPTGDKNAPVYACLVGKGITFDSGGYSIKQSAFMDSMKSDMGGAALVTGALAFAIQRGLNKRVKLYLCCADNMVSGNAFKLGDIIHYRNGKTVEVMNTDAEGRLVLADGLIDASAQKPELIIDAATLTGAAKTALGNDYHALFSFDDALAQRLLTSAQAENEPFWRLPLAEFHRSQLPSNFAELNNTGSAAYPAGASTAAGFLSHFVENYHQGWLHIDCSATYRKGAVEQWSAGATGLGVRTLANLLTAG; this is encoded by the coding sequence ATGACCACCGACGCCATGAAAATTACGCTTGCTACCCAGCCTGCCGACGCACGCTGGGGTGAAAAAGCCTCCTACAGTATCAATAACGACGGCATCTCCCTGCACCTGAACGGCAAAGATGATTTAGGCCTGATTCAGCGCGCCGCGCGTAAAATTGATGGCCTGGGCATCAAACATGTTCAACTGGCTGGCGATGGCTGGGACGCAGACCGCAGCTGGGCATTCTGGCAGGGTTATAAAGGACCGAAGGGCAGCCGTAAAGTCGAGTGGGCAGCGCTTGATGCAGCAGAACAGAAAGAGCTGGACAGCCGCCTGAAAATCATCGACTGGGTACGCGATATTATTAATGCCTCAGCTGAAGAAGTCGGGCCTGAGCAACTGGCGCAGCGCGCGGTTGATCTCCTGTCTGGCGTGGCTGCCGAGCGTGTCTCTTACCGCATTACCAAAGGCGAAGATCTGCGCGAGCAGAATTATCTTGGTCTGCATACCGTCGGGCGTGGCTCCGATCGTCAGCCGGTTCTGCTGGCCCTTGATTATAACCCGACGGGCGACAAAAATGCGCCGGTCTACGCCTGCCTTGTCGGCAAAGGGATCACCTTTGACTCTGGCGGTTACAGTATTAAGCAGAGCGCGTTCATGGACTCAATGAAGTCCGATATGGGCGGCGCGGCACTGGTCACCGGGGCGCTGGCCTTTGCGATCCAGCGCGGTCTGAATAAGCGCGTGAAGTTGTATCTGTGCTGCGCAGATAACATGGTCAGCGGCAACGCCTTTAAACTGGGCGACATTATTCATTATCGCAATGGTAAAACTGTTGAAGTGATGAATACCGATGCTGAAGGCCGTCTGGTACTGGCCGATGGCCTGATCGATGCCTCTGCCCAGAAGCCAGAGCTTATCATTGACGCAGCCACTCTGACCGGGGCGGCAAAAACCGCGCTGGGTAACGATTATCATGCGCTGTTCAGCTTTGATGATGCGCTGGCGCAGCGTTTGCTGACCAGTGCGCAGGCAGAAAACGAACCGTTCTGGCGTTTGCCGCTGGCCGAGTTCCACCGCAGCCAGCTGCCGTCGAATTTCGCCGAACTCAACAACACCGGTAGCGCAGCTTATCCGGCAGGCGCAAGTACCGCCGCCGGGTTCCTGTCTCACTTTGTAGAGAATTATCATCAGGGCTGGCTGCATATTGACTGCTCCGCTACTTACCGCAAAGGTGCAGTTGAGCAATGGTCAGCCGGAGCCACCGGTCTTGGCGTGCGTACTCTGGCGAATTTGTTGACCGCCGGATAA
- the iscA gene encoding iron-sulfur cluster assembly protein IscA produces the protein MSITLSDSAAARVNAFLTNRGKGFGLRLGVRTSGCSGMAYVLEFVDEPAAEDTVFEDKGVKVVVDGKSLQFLNGTQLDFVKEGLNEGFKFTNPNVKDECGCGESFHV, from the coding sequence ATGTCGATTACCCTGAGCGACAGTGCTGCCGCGCGAGTAAATGCTTTCCTGACCAACCGTGGTAAAGGGTTCGGCCTGCGTCTGGGGGTAAGAACCTCCGGCTGTTCTGGCATGGCCTATGTACTGGAATTTGTTGATGAACCGGCAGCAGAAGATACCGTGTTCGAAGACAAAGGCGTAAAAGTCGTGGTCGATGGCAAGAGCCTGCAATTTCTGAACGGCACGCAGCTGGATTTCGTTAAAGAAGGTCTGAACGAAGGGTTTAAATTTACCAACCCGAATGTGAAAGACGAGTGCGGCTGCGGCGAAAGCTTCCACGTTTAA
- the hscB gene encoding co-chaperone HscB, which produces MDYFTLFGLPARYPVDIQALTTRFQDLQRQFHPDKFARGTPAEQLAAVQKSATINQAWQTLRHPLMRAEYLLSLHGFDLASEQHTVSDTAFLMEQLELREALDEIAQAKDETRLEDLMKRVKEMYSARHQQMVEQLDREKWDTAADTVRKLRFLDKLQRSAEQLEEKLLDF; this is translated from the coding sequence ATGGATTACTTCACTCTTTTTGGTTTACCCGCCCGTTATCCTGTCGATATACAGGCGCTGACCACGCGTTTTCAGGATCTACAGCGTCAGTTTCATCCTGATAAATTTGCCCGCGGCACGCCAGCAGAGCAGCTTGCGGCAGTGCAAAAATCAGCGACGATCAACCAGGCGTGGCAAACCCTGCGCCATCCGCTAATGCGCGCCGAATACTTGCTTTCATTGCACGGTTTTGATCTGGCCAGTGAGCAGCATACCGTAAGCGATACCGCCTTTCTGATGGAACAACTTGAGCTGCGTGAAGCGCTGGATGAGATTGCTCAGGCGAAAGATGAAACGCGTCTTGAAGATCTGATGAAGCGGGTGAAAGAGATGTATAGCGCCCGTCATCAGCAGATGGTTGAACAACTCGATCGCGAAAAGTGGGATACGGCGGCAGACACCGTGCGTAAACTGCGTTTTCTCGATAAACTGCAACGTTCAGCAGAACAACTCGAAGAAAAGCTGCTCGATTTTTAA
- a CDS encoding DUF1007 family protein yields MSQNFSRKKPVHNVKVRALALIFTFLSLPVAAHPHSFIAMQNQVMTANGQFTALKMRWTMDEITSADLLYDAGDAKPGEEIWKKLAAEVMANVLGQHYFTEVWHNGQKVKFLNRPSAYQLTREGHKAVLTFVLPLAAPQPLAGQTYTFSTFDPTYFVDMHYDAENDITMTNNGAAQCTLALHTPQPDEKMLAYALSLDKEDAPPEEMDLGQQFAQKVTLQCPPV; encoded by the coding sequence ATGTCACAGAATTTTTCACGTAAGAAGCCTGTTCACAACGTTAAAGTGCGCGCCCTGGCGCTCATTTTCACGTTTTTATCACTACCTGTGGCAGCGCACCCCCATAGTTTTATCGCAATGCAAAACCAGGTGATGACCGCAAACGGACAGTTTACCGCCCTCAAAATGCGCTGGACGATGGATGAAATCACCTCAGCCGATCTGCTTTACGATGCGGGCGACGCGAAGCCGGGAGAGGAAATATGGAAAAAGCTGGCGGCAGAAGTGATGGCCAATGTGCTGGGACAGCACTATTTTACCGAGGTCTGGCATAACGGGCAGAAGGTTAAATTCCTTAATCGCCCGTCGGCCTACCAGCTCACCAGAGAGGGGCATAAAGCGGTTCTGACATTCGTTCTGCCGCTGGCAGCGCCGCAACCGTTGGCCGGGCAAACGTATACCTTCTCCACGTTCGATCCCACCTACTTTGTCGATATGCACTACGATGCAGAAAATGATATCACGATGACAAATAACGGCGCGGCTCAGTGCACACTGGCGTTGCATACCCCGCAGCCGGACGAGAAAATGCTGGCTTACGCGCTGTCGCTGGATAAAGAGGACGCACCGCCGGAAGAGATGGATTTGGGTCAACAGTTTGCGCAGAAGGTGACTTTACAATGTCCTCCGGTTTAA
- the iscU gene encoding Fe-S cluster assembly scaffold IscU, protein MAYSEKVIDHYENPRNVGSFDNSDDSVGSGMVGAPACGDVMKLQIKVNNDGIIEDARFKTYGCGSAIASSSLVTEWVKGKSLDEAQAIKNTDIADELELPPVKIHCSILAEDAIKAAIADYKSKREVK, encoded by the coding sequence ATGGCATATAGCGAAAAAGTTATTGATCATTACGAGAACCCACGCAACGTTGGCTCTTTTGACAACAGCGACGACAGCGTTGGTAGCGGCATGGTGGGTGCACCGGCCTGTGGTGACGTCATGAAATTGCAGATTAAAGTGAACAACGACGGTATCATTGAAGATGCACGCTTCAAGACCTACGGCTGCGGCTCGGCTATCGCTTCCAGCTCGCTGGTCACTGAGTGGGTGAAAGGTAAATCACTCGACGAAGCGCAGGCAATTAAAAATACCGATATCGCTGATGAGCTCGAACTGCCGCCGGTGAAAATTCACTGTTCGATCCTGGCTGAAGATGCCATTAAAGCGGCCATCGCCGATTATAAAAGTAAACGTGAAGTGAAATAA
- the fdx gene encoding ISC system 2Fe-2S type ferredoxin, producing MPKIVFLPHQDLCPDGAVLEAEIGETILDVALRNGIEVEHACEKSCACTTCHCIVREGFDSLAESTEDEDDMLDKAWGLEPESRLGCQARVTGDDLVVEIPRYTINHAREH from the coding sequence ATGCCAAAGATTGTTTTTTTGCCTCATCAGGATCTCTGTCCCGATGGCGCAGTTCTGGAAGCTGAGATCGGCGAAACGATCCTTGACGTTGCCCTGCGCAACGGCATTGAAGTCGAACACGCCTGTGAAAAATCGTGCGCCTGCACCACCTGCCACTGCATCGTGCGTGAAGGTTTTGACTCCCTGGCGGAGAGCACGGAAGATGAAGATGACATGCTGGATAAAGCCTGGGGTCTCGAGCCGGAGAGCCGTTTAGGCTGTCAGGCTCGCGTGACCGGGGACGATCTGGTCGTCGAGATCCCTCGCTATACCATTAACCACGCCCGGGAGCATTGA
- the iscX gene encoding Fe-S cluster assembly protein IscX has protein sequence MGLKWTDSREIGEALYDSRPDLDPKTVRFTDLHQWICELEEFDDNPEASSEKVLEAILLVWLDEAE, from the coding sequence ATGGGACTGAAATGGACCGACAGCCGTGAAATCGGTGAGGCGCTGTACGACAGCCGCCCGGATCTCGATCCGAAAACCGTGCGTTTCACCGACCTGCATCAGTGGATTTGCGAGCTGGAAGAGTTTGATGACAATCCTGAAGCCTCCAGTGAAAAAGTTCTGGAGGCCATTCTGCTCGTCTGGTTAGATGAAGCAGAATAA